The Actinomycetota bacterium genome includes the window GGTTCTCGGCATGCGCGGAGTCACTGCGCAGGCGATGATGCATGCTCCGGACGACGTTCGAGGAGGGCCCTGTCCGTGACCGACGACGCGCACCGGGTGACGTTCGCGGAGGTCGACACTGACAACCGGTGCTGGGGTTCGGGCACGACCGGGCTGGGCTGCGACCGTGAGGCGACGTTGGCGGTGGGCTTGTGCCGCGAATGTCACGCCGCGATCTCGACGCGCGTGGAGCAGGGCCGGGCTCCGCGGCGGCCTGCGCTTCCCCCAGGCGGCGTCATCGAGGTGAGCGTCGTCTTCGGCGACGGAGGGGAACTCGTGGACAGGGTCGTCGAGGCCGGAACCGAATTGTAACGAGCGATCCAGGTTCCCTATTCCTGCAAAGACTGTCTATCCATCGGTGCTATCCCCGTCGCTATCGACGGCTTCTTTTTCCCGGCGGTGTAGCTCGTCCTCCAGTTCGAGGATCCGCTCGATGCCAGCGGCGGGGATGCCCTCGTCAGCCAGGCGCATCGCGCGCGCGAGCCGCCCGATGTCATCCCGGGAGTAGCGGCGCTGGCCCGAGGCAGACCGTCCCGGCTCGACGAGACCGCGCTTGTCGTAGCCGCGCACCACCTGCGGATCCACGCCCATCAGATCGGCGACGACACCGACCGTGTACAACGGCTCGTCGGGGGCGTCCAGGGCCTTCTCCCATTCCTCCTCCTCGGAGTTCCCTGCCTCGGACATCGCGATCTTCTCCATTCCGACCCACATGGAGCGGACTCATGCTCCCCGAGCCGCTCCGGCTGGCTGTCTGACGCCTGAAGCGTCCGCTGGCGTCCACGCCCAGGACATCGGTCATCGATTATAGTCGAACTCTAGCTCTGATGAGGATACTTTCCTGATTGCATCGGAACAAACCTTACGACAGGACGTTCCGAGGATCGAGTGAAGCGACGAGTTCAGCGGGGCGGACCCCGCCACGGAACCTGATCGGAGGTGACAACGGATGATCGAACATCGGCCTGCTTGTGGTCCGGGTCGTGGTCGGCGCGCTCATCGCAGGTCACGGGCTGCAGAAGGTCGCCGGCTGGTTCGGCGGCCCGGGCGTGAACGGCCACGCGGAGGCGCTGCGGTCGCTGGGCTACCGACGTCCCCGCACCCTGTCGTGGGTGCACGGCGTGGCCGAGACCGCCGGTGGTGTGCTGCTGGCCGTCGGGTTGCTGACCCCCTTGGCCGCCGCGGCGATCCTCGCGGTGATGCTCAACGCCGCCGTCGTGGTGCACGCCCGCAACGGCCTGTGGGTCCAGCAAGGCGGCTACGAGTACCCGCTCGTGTTGGCTGCCTTGTCGGCCGGCATCGCTCTGACTGGTCCCGGCGCGTTCGCGCTCGACGCGATCACCGGCTGGGACCTGACGGGGGTGTGGGCAGCAGCCGGCATCATCGGCGGACTCGCCGTCGGTGCCGCGGTGCTCGCTGTTCGCCAGCAGCCGCAGCCCGCGGACCAGCACGGCTCGGAACGCCAGGACCCCTCGGAGCGACCGGGCACCCCTGCACACGCCGCCTGAAAGACGTTTGACCACGACGACGCCGTCGAAGACATCACGACGTCAGCAGGAACGAGAGAGGAGTGATGCAGCAGAACGCGAGGACGCCCCCCCTCCCCCGCGAGGATCCGTAGGCGTCACTGTCCCAGCAGCGGGCTGGCCTGGTCGAAGCGCAGCTCACCGACGGCGTGCTGACGGTGCGCCTTCTCGACGTTGGAGGTGGCGATCTCTAGGCGAACCTCGCCGCAGCGA containing:
- a CDS encoding MerR family transcriptional regulator, which codes for MSEAGNSEEEEWEKALDAPDEPLYTVGVVADLMGVDPQVVRGYDKRGLVEPGRSASGQRRYSRDDIGRLARAMRLADEGIPAAGIERILELEDELHRREKEAVDSDGDSTDG
- a CDS encoding DoxX family protein produces the protein MGLLVVRVVVGALIAGHGLQKVAGWFGGPGVNGHAEALRSLGYRRPRTLSWVHGVAETAGGVLLAVGLLTPLAAAAILAVMLNAAVVVHARNGLWVQQGGYEYPLVLAALSAGIALTGPGAFALDAITGWDLTGVWAAAGIIGGLAVGAAVLAVRQQPQPADQHGSERQDPSERPGTPAHAA